In a genomic window of Dyadobacter fermentans DSM 18053:
- a CDS encoding DUF4255 domain-containing protein, protein MLLHALTIITNELNNHLNTVDGTNHPDDEVKLGNIALFESPTGVNNNAIRDKVIVTLVNFREEKTLKNLPFSRANDATLRTEYFNPPINANLFLLFSATANDYGKALKYLSRIIRYFQFKNIFTNLNTTEIFDATLTEYDRMSEFKLIMDLYSPSFEELNHLWGTLGGKQYPSVLYMLRMVELKHDGKTEGGGVIQDIQHNFLYINPTN, encoded by the coding sequence ATGCTACTTCACGCGCTGACCATCATTACCAACGAATTGAATAACCACCTCAACACGGTGGACGGTACGAATCATCCGGATGATGAAGTGAAGCTTGGGAACATTGCGTTGTTCGAGTCGCCGACGGGCGTGAATAACAATGCGATCCGTGATAAAGTAATCGTTACATTAGTTAATTTCAGAGAAGAAAAAACACTGAAAAACCTGCCGTTTTCAAGGGCCAATGATGCCACACTTCGGACAGAATATTTTAACCCGCCTATCAACGCCAACCTGTTCCTGCTTTTCTCGGCCACTGCTAATGATTACGGCAAGGCTTTGAAATACTTATCGCGTATTATCCGGTATTTTCAATTCAAAAACATTTTCACCAACCTGAATACCACCGAGATTTTCGATGCAACGCTGACGGAATATGACCGAATGAGCGAATTCAAACTGATCATGGATTTATATTCCCCGAGTTTCGAAGAGCTCAACCACTTGTGGGGAACGCTTGGCGGAAAACAATATCCTTCGGTGCTGTACATGCTTCGGATGGTGGAACTTAAACACGACGGCAAGACGGAAGGCGGCGGTGTTATTCAGGACATCCAGCACAATTTTCTGTACATCAACCCCACTAACTAA
- a CDS encoding RNA polymerase sigma factor, which yields MNPNDTDIWKAFRNGDEAAFEQLLVRYYRAMFDYGLRFQPDEEQLRDDLHDLMITLWERRAHLNETSNLKFYLFKALRNQILKGKRSQRLFVDHEGVAEAELHSPESPLPDFAEVEATQRQTAQIQQVIAKLSRRQQEILHLKFFEELSNEQIAELLQISRAATANLLYTALRSFKDIWRRKALLAISILLCS from the coding sequence GTGAACCCAAACGACACCGACATCTGGAAGGCATTTCGTAATGGCGATGAAGCTGCCTTCGAGCAGTTGCTCGTGCGTTATTACCGCGCCATGTTCGATTACGGCCTGCGTTTCCAGCCCGACGAGGAGCAGCTTCGCGACGATCTGCACGATCTCATGATTACGCTTTGGGAGCGAAGGGCGCATTTGAACGAAACAAGCAATCTTAAGTTCTATCTTTTCAAGGCGCTGCGCAACCAGATTCTCAAGGGAAAGCGCAGTCAGCGGCTTTTCGTGGATCACGAAGGCGTGGCCGAAGCCGAGCTGCATTCACCGGAAAGCCCGCTGCCCGATTTTGCGGAGGTGGAGGCCACGCAACGCCAAACCGCACAGATTCAGCAGGTTATTGCAAAACTTTCGCGGCGCCAGCAGGAAATCCTGCATTTGAAATTCTTCGAAGAGCTTTCCAATGAGCAAATCGCCGAGCTGCTGCAAATTTCACGAGCGGCCACGGCCAACCTGCTCTACACCGCCCTGCGCTCTTTCAAGGACATCTGGCGACGTAAGGCGCTGCTCGCCATTTCAATCCTATTGTGCTCATAA
- a CDS encoding FecR family protein — protein sequence MEKYATYTLEDFMLDDAFRKWVNAGGVLRGSVWEQVVHLYPEKIELIDEAALLLRQLKNQPTAISDEQVVRDIRAIMHRVEGKETVVRPMWRRWTGYAAAAVLLAGLGTYLLTGQTGRVGEEISYFNDSQDLKYVNSGRDQKEVTLPDGSMVRLLPGSEVIYRSQPAGRDVQLAGEAFFQVKRDTLRPFSVFSGGLTTRVLGTSFTIKPEGKDVSVTVATGKVSVSKAGEESSPLVLTPNQRAVYHNADKKIVKTLAEAPVVVNREQLQTRLVFDEEPAGNIFRALQKAYNIPISFDEAALRNCQVTLPFREEPFFQKLDVLCRTIGAKYTVAGDGVRIESNGCE from the coding sequence ATGGAAAAATATGCGACCTACACCCTGGAAGACTTTATGCTGGATGATGCATTCAGAAAATGGGTGAATGCAGGCGGCGTGCTGCGTGGGAGTGTGTGGGAACAAGTCGTTCACCTGTATCCCGAAAAAATAGAACTGATCGACGAGGCGGCCCTGCTGTTGCGGCAGCTCAAAAACCAGCCAACCGCCATTTCCGATGAGCAGGTTGTGCGCGACATCCGCGCCATCATGCATCGCGTCGAAGGCAAGGAAACGGTTGTGCGGCCGATGTGGCGGCGATGGACGGGTTACGCGGCGGCGGCTGTGCTGCTCGCCGGGCTCGGAACGTATCTGCTCACGGGCCAGACCGGTCGTGTGGGGGAAGAGATTTCGTATTTCAATGATAGTCAGGATTTAAAATACGTCAACTCGGGGCGGGATCAGAAAGAAGTAACGCTGCCCGATGGGAGTATGGTGCGGCTTTTACCGGGAAGTGAGGTCATTTACCGGTCACAACCGGCGGGGCGGGATGTGCAACTGGCCGGCGAAGCTTTTTTCCAGGTAAAGAGGGATACGCTGAGGCCATTCTCGGTATTTTCCGGCGGGCTTACCACGCGGGTTCTGGGAACGAGTTTCACGATCAAACCGGAAGGAAAAGACGTTTCGGTCACCGTCGCAACGGGTAAAGTGTCGGTTTCCAAAGCAGGAGAGGAGTCGTCGCCCTTGGTGCTGACGCCCAATCAGCGGGCCGTTTACCACAACGCCGACAAAAAGATTGTCAAAACCCTTGCCGAGGCACCGGTGGTCGTGAACAGGGAGCAGCTGCAAACCCGGCTCGTTTTTGATGAAGAACCGGCCGGTAACATTTTCCGCGCCTTGCAGAAAGCCTACAATATCCCGATCAGCTTCGATGAAGCCGCGCTGCGGAACTGCCAGGTCACGCTTCCATTCCGGGAAGAGCCGTTTTTTCAAAAACTGGATGTGCTATGCCGGACGATCGGGGCGAAGTATACCGTCGCAGGCGACGGCGTCAGGATCGAAAGTAACGGATGTGAATAA
- a CDS encoding SusC/RagA family TonB-linked outer membrane protein — MKKTDTNYHYIHILMKVSLPVVLLFLVTCMSYARTGSAQELLTQKVSFTAENEPLKSVIARLEKISNARFTYTASLVRNKRVSVKSSGTTLENLLNQIFEPLRISYSVSGEFIILEKLGAAPTGMEAPRPPAFPQVTSPAEARITGKVTDEKGEALPGVSILIKGTQQGTATQADGTYSLTVPDENAVLVFSYVGFLSREVTVGSGSVLNVTLAADQKALDEVVVVGYGEQSRKKLSTAISKVSAKEINQLPVAMPGDALAGLAAGVQVQAGAGDVPGAAPTIRIRGIGSLGASSQPLYVIDGYPLNAAEFSRINVSDIESIEILKDAASAAIYGSRAANGVVLVTTKRGKDGKIDFNFNAYTGVQNVAQRIDVMDRDEYLQYAKDARNAAKLPYPDAYNSPEQLANTDWQDEIFRTAPMSKWELSVRGGTDKVRFSVSGSYLTQKGTMRGTDYKLMTLRANVDANLSKSLSIGADFAPTYSVQNNMPTPREPGTWGYSPIYAAMLMPPVVSARLPNGDYGQNNVLPHTQYGFSEVGVYNPLSVLEQYQMRDSRFAVQNNLYVQWEIMKGLKFRSQGGALLANAGNETYLPSTLANPVAPFANNSNPLLAGIAASSTNGRAIDWVWENNLTYANRFGTDHNVNAMLLYSMQKYTTSTTGTSGRVGTFTNDLVRNPTASSNQAGTITYGANSFLSYAFRLNYDYKDKYLFSGSVRTDGSSRFGPDNRFGVFQSYSVGWRLSQEEFMQSQTLFDELKLRVSYGETGNANIGDFTWMSGMTPTHYSFGGQRMAGASPLGFLNRNLTWEKNKQTDLGLDASFLNNRIHLTLDLYRKNTKGMLFSKELPALVGYATSFQTNIGEIQNKGLEIDLNTENLTGKLKWNTGFNLSFNTTKVLDLGGRSSLNTYVGTPGWPNVYKIEVGQPLGRFYGFQIDGVIKNEAQLNGQAQWPGSGVGDYQIRDVNGDGQINEDDRMYLGNGLPRVIFGLTNNVSYRNFDLSVIVQGTAGNSIINGASRHTELWAGRFNTVKEMVGNYFDPANPDRDVKYARVGPRAGFSAAGNLHSHAVYNGSFVRVRNVTLGYTLPASLQRKLSLNATRVYLTGQNLFTFTKYPGFNPEPSQFGDTAYQPGSDQATYPINRSVMVGLNISF, encoded by the coding sequence ATGAAAAAAACAGATACCAATTATCATTACATTCATATACTAATGAAAGTAAGCCTTCCGGTAGTGTTGCTCTTCCTGGTTACGTGCATGAGTTACGCGCGTACGGGCTCCGCGCAGGAGTTGTTGACCCAAAAAGTGTCTTTTACCGCAGAAAACGAACCTTTGAAAAGCGTGATCGCACGTCTGGAAAAGATTTCCAACGCACGGTTCACCTACACCGCGTCGCTCGTGCGCAACAAGCGCGTGAGTGTGAAAAGCAGCGGTACCACCCTCGAAAACCTGCTGAACCAAATTTTCGAACCACTGCGTATATCATATAGCGTTTCCGGTGAATTCATCATCCTGGAAAAACTCGGCGCGGCTCCAACGGGCATGGAAGCGCCCCGGCCGCCTGCATTTCCGCAGGTAACCTCGCCGGCCGAAGCGCGAATAACGGGAAAAGTGACCGACGAGAAAGGCGAGGCATTGCCGGGCGTAAGCATTCTGATCAAAGGCACGCAGCAGGGCACCGCTACCCAGGCCGACGGGACTTACAGCCTTACCGTGCCTGATGAAAATGCAGTGCTGGTATTCTCCTACGTCGGTTTTCTGAGCCGCGAGGTCACCGTCGGGAGCGGATCGGTGCTGAATGTAACGCTGGCCGCCGACCAGAAAGCCCTGGACGAAGTGGTAGTGGTGGGTTATGGCGAACAATCCCGGAAAAAGCTCTCGACGGCCATCAGCAAAGTTTCCGCGAAGGAAATCAACCAGCTGCCGGTAGCCATGCCGGGCGATGCGCTGGCAGGTTTGGCGGCGGGCGTGCAGGTACAGGCAGGCGCGGGCGACGTTCCGGGCGCGGCACCCACGATACGGATCAGGGGCATCGGCTCGCTGGGCGCGTCGAGTCAGCCGTTGTATGTGATCGACGGCTATCCTTTGAATGCAGCCGAGTTTTCGAGGATCAATGTTTCGGATATCGAATCCATTGAAATACTTAAAGACGCGGCCTCCGCAGCCATTTACGGCTCCCGCGCGGCGAATGGGGTAGTGCTCGTGACGACCAAGCGCGGCAAAGATGGCAAGATCGATTTCAACTTCAACGCCTACACCGGCGTGCAGAACGTGGCACAGCGGATTGACGTGATGGACCGCGACGAATACCTGCAATATGCCAAGGATGCCCGCAATGCGGCCAAGCTGCCTTACCCCGACGCGTACAACTCGCCCGAACAACTCGCCAATACCGATTGGCAGGACGAGATTTTTCGCACGGCACCTATGTCCAAATGGGAGCTCAGCGTAAGAGGCGGCACTGATAAAGTACGTTTTTCGGTTTCAGGGAGCTATCTCACCCAAAAAGGCACCATGCGCGGCACCGACTACAAACTGATGACGCTGCGCGCGAACGTGGATGCCAACCTGAGCAAGTCGCTCAGCATCGGGGCCGATTTCGCGCCTACCTACTCCGTGCAGAACAACATGCCCACGCCGCGAGAGCCCGGGACCTGGGGATATAGCCCCATTTACGCGGCTATGCTCATGCCGCCCGTCGTGAGCGCCCGTCTTCCCAATGGCGATTACGGACAAAACAATGTGCTGCCGCACACGCAGTACGGATTTTCGGAAGTGGGCGTGTACAACCCGCTGTCGGTGCTGGAACAATATCAAATGCGCGACAGCCGGTTTGCCGTGCAAAACAACCTGTACGTGCAATGGGAAATCATGAAAGGGCTAAAATTCCGCAGCCAGGGCGGTGCATTGCTCGCCAATGCGGGTAACGAAACGTACCTGCCTTCGACGCTCGCTAATCCGGTAGCGCCTTTTGCCAACAATTCCAATCCGCTCCTGGCCGGGATCGCCGCCAGTTCCACCAACGGACGGGCCATCGACTGGGTTTGGGAAAATAACCTCACCTACGCCAACCGCTTCGGAACAGACCATAATGTGAATGCAATGCTCCTGTATTCCATGCAGAAATACACGACATCGACCACCGGCACCAGCGGCCGGGTAGGGACGTTCACCAACGACCTCGTGCGTAACCCGACGGCCTCGTCCAACCAGGCGGGCACGATCACCTACGGCGCCAATTCATTTTTGTCCTACGCTTTCAGGCTGAATTACGATTACAAAGACAAATACCTGTTTTCCGGCTCGGTGCGGACGGACGGATCTTCACGCTTCGGGCCCGACAACCGGTTTGGGGTATTCCAATCCTACTCCGTGGGCTGGCGGCTGTCGCAGGAGGAATTCATGCAGTCGCAAACCTTGTTTGATGAGTTGAAACTGCGTGTCAGCTACGGCGAAACGGGTAATGCGAACATCGGGGACTTTACCTGGATGAGCGGGATGACGCCCACCCATTACAGCTTCGGCGGACAGCGCATGGCGGGCGCAAGCCCACTCGGCTTCCTGAACCGCAACCTTACCTGGGAGAAAAACAAGCAAACCGACCTCGGCCTCGACGCATCGTTTTTGAATAACCGCATTCACCTCACGCTGGACTTGTACCGCAAAAACACCAAGGGAATGCTGTTTTCGAAAGAGCTGCCGGCACTCGTGGGGTACGCGACCTCGTTCCAGACCAATATCGGCGAAATTCAGAACAAGGGTTTGGAAATTGACCTGAACACGGAAAATCTGACCGGAAAGCTGAAATGGAACACCGGTTTCAACCTCAGCTTCAACACCACCAAAGTGCTGGACCTGGGCGGACGTTCTTCGCTGAACACCTACGTGGGCACGCCGGGCTGGCCGAATGTGTACAAAATCGAGGTTGGCCAGCCGCTTGGGCGCTTTTATGGCTTCCAGATCGACGGCGTGATCAAAAACGAGGCACAGCTCAACGGGCAGGCACAGTGGCCGGGCTCCGGCGTGGGCGACTACCAGATCAGGGATGTGAACGGCGACGGGCAGATCAACGAGGACGATCGCATGTACCTCGGGAATGGGTTGCCAAGAGTGATTTTCGGGTTGACCAACAACGTTTCGTACCGCAATTTCGACCTGAGCGTGATCGTGCAAGGGACAGCCGGTAACAGCATCATCAACGGCGCCAGCAGGCACACCGAGCTGTGGGCGGGGCGTTTCAACACGGTGAAGGAAATGGTAGGCAACTATTTCGATCCCGCTAATCCCGACCGCGACGTGAAATATGCCCGGGTAGGGCCGCGTGCAGGGTTTTCGGCAGCGGGTAACCTGCATTCGCATGCAGTTTACAACGGGTCTTTCGTGCGGGTGAGGAACGTAACGCTCGGCTACACGCTTCCGGCATCGCTGCAACGCAAGCTGTCCCTGAATGCGACACGCGTGTATTTGACGGGACAAAACCTGTTCACATTCACGAAATATCCCGGTTTTAACCCCGAACCGAGCCAGTTTGGCGACACTGCCTACCAGCCCGGCTCCGACCAGGCGACCTATCCGATCAACCGCAGTGTGATGGTGGGTTTAAATATTTCCTTCTAA